TCGAGAAGATGCAACAACTGTTTCACGGCAAGAGCTTCAAGGATGACTACAAGATACTGAACAAGGAGGTGCGGGCATTGGGTTACAACATCCCGCCGCTGATCAATGCTTACATGGGTCTCTCCCCCACGATGCGCTTCTTCGGTACCGCGATCAACGATGAATTCGGAGAGGTGGAGGAATCGGGGATCCTCATTCGCATCGACCAGATTCTGGAAGAGAAGAGGGCACGCCACATGGACACCTACATGAAGAGCAATCCCAGCAAACGTTTTCTGTTACGACTCAAACGGATGATCACTTCCAACAAAAGAAACAGGAAGATCGCTATCCCAAGTAAAAAGATTGAGAAAAAAGGAGGAAAACCAACAGAACATCCAATCAAAAAGTAAGCAGTAAGCAGATATTGACTGCTCTTTCATTAACACACATTCAGAAAATATTATCAATTTTTTACCGTGCTACAGAAGTAGGTAACTAATTGATAATATTTTTTTTATACCTGTAAAATGCAATCGATTGCATAGTCAATACAGGTTAATTATGCCTGTTTCGGTACCGTAACCCCTGAGAACCGATAACTTTGTATGGAGAGAACAGAAGATGTACGGATGAAAAATTAACCATTCATCTGTCAATTTTGTTATATATTTCGAGAATGAAGAGAGTATTAATCAGTTAATCTTATAACGTTAACAACATGTATCTAAAATTCAAAAAAAGTAGGAAAGCATTCCTGATGACTATCTTGTCGGGATTGCTGATGATTTTATCAGCCAATGCCCAAACCGGTACGCAGATAAATGTAAGTGGATCGGTTACGGACGTAAACGGTGAACCACTCATCGGGGTAAACATCCTGGTGGAGGGAACCTCTACGGGTACGGTGACCGACTACGACGGCAACTTCCAGTTGCGGGTACCCGCAGATGCAGTCCTGAACATCAGCTACATCGGCTATCGTCCGCAACAGATCGCCGTAAACAACAGTACAACCATTCAGATTGTACTTGTTGAAGACACCGAGCTGCTGGATGAACTGGTGGTAATCGGTTATGGTACTGTACGCAAGGATGATGCTACCGGATCGGTGGTGGCTGTCGATGCCACCAAACTGAACCGCGGTCTGGCCACCTCGCCTTCAGATCTGCTGGCCGGACAGGTTGCCGGTCTGAGCGTGGTCTCAGCCGGTGGTGCACCTGGATCCTCCTCGAGCATCCGCATTCGTGGCGGCTCCTCTATGTCGGCCAGCAACGACCCGCTGATCGTGATTGACGGCGTACCGGTGGACAACGCCACCGGCGTGAGCGGTATGGCCAACCCGTTGAGTACCATCAACTCGAACGACATCGAGACCTTCACCGTATTAAAGGATGCTTCCGCAACTGCCATCTACGGGTCGCGTGCTTCCAACGGTGTAATCATCATCACCACCAAGAAAGGTAAATCGGGAAAGTTACAAATGGCTTACAACGGCAATTTCTCCGTCAGCACCCGCACCGGCGCGGTGGATGTGATGGATGCACCCACCTTCCGCAACTACGTGGTCAACTCCTTCGGCGCTGACAGCCAACAGGCTGCAGCCCTTGGCAACAGTGAAACAAACTGGCAGGATCAGATCTTCCGTACCGCTGTCAGCACTGACCACAACATCAGCCTCTCCGGGAGTGCGGGCGAGAAACTGCCTTACCGCATTTCACTGGGTTACACCAACGAAAACGGTATCCTGAAAACATCCAACCTGGAAAGATACACCGGTAGCATAAACCTCTCCCCCAGCTTCCTCGACGGACAACTGAGGGTGCAGCTCAACGCTCGCGGGATGTACAACACCAACCGTTTCGCCGACCAGGGAGCCATCAACTCGGCCACCCAGTTTGATCCCACCATGCCGGTGTATGACACCACCGGATCACCTTACGGCAATGGCTACCATATGACGCTTAAAGCAGATGGTACCCCCATCGACATCGCACTGGCAAACCCACTCGCCATCCTGATGCAGAGACAAGACAACTCGAAGGTGATGCGCAGCATCGGTAACATGCAGGTGGACTACAACATGCCCTTCCTTGATGGACTGAGAGCCAATCTGAACGTTGGTTACGACATCTCCGACAGCAATGGTGATGTGATGGTGGAAGACAATTCACCCATGAGCTACACCTGGGGCAGCTACAAATCCGGTTGGGGTGAAAACAGCACCTACAGCCAGTACAAGTTAAACACCTTGTTGGACTTCTACCTCAACTACGTGAAGGAAGCAGGTGCACATCGCTTCGATGCGATGGGTGGATACTCATGGCAACGCTTTTACAATGAAACAGAGAACTTTTACCCCTACTCAGCTGCCATGGCTGCTGAAACGGGCAATGAATTCTACAGGGAAGGCAATGATTACTCCACCGAGAGTTACGTGATCTCTTTCTTCGGACGTCTGAACTACTCGCTGCTGGATCGCTACCTGCTCACCCTCACACTGCGTAACGACGGCTCGTCGCGTTTCAGTCCCGATAACAAGTGGGGTCTCTTCCCCTCTGCTGCCTTTGCATGGAAGATCATCAACGAACCCTTCATGGCTGACAGCGATGCAATGTCGGACCTCAAACTGCGACTGGGATACGGTGTGACAGGACAACAGAACCTGGGAAGCGGCGACTATCCCTGGATGGGCCGTTACAGCTACAGCCAGGCTGGTGCCAACTACTTCTTCGGAGACCAGATGATCCCGTTGATCCGCCCGCTGGCTTACGATGAGAACCTGAAGTGGGAGGAGACCACCACCTACAATGCCGGTCTCGACTATGGCTTCCTGAACAATCGTATCACCGGTGCCTTCGATGTGTACTACCGCAAGACCACCGACCTGCTTAACACCGTCGGGATTGCTGCCGGTACCAACTTCAGCAACCAGCTTCTCACCAACGTAGGCGAACTGGAGAACAAGGGTATCGAGTTCACCATCACCGGTCGTCCCATTGTCAGCAAGGACTGGAACTGGAACCTGAGCTACAACGTAACCCTCAACCAGAACAGGATCACCAAGCTGACCATCAACGACGACCCCAGCTACGTGGGTGTTCGTTTTGGCGGCATAGACGGAGGTACTGGTAACAACATTGCCATTCACGCCGTGAACTATCCGGCAGGCTCCTTCTATGTGTACGAACAGGTATACGACGAAGCAGGCAAACCGCTGGAGGGTGTCTTCGTAGATCAAAACGCAGACGGCTCCATCAACGAACAGGATATGATCCCCTGGAAGAATGCATCTCCCGATCTCTACATGGGCTTGTCCTCACAACTCTCTTACAAGAACTGGGACTTCAACTTCTCAGTACGTGGCAACATCGGCAACTACGCCTACAACAACATCCAGTCGAACCGTGAGTCGAAAAATACCACCTTCGACCCCTCGGGATGGCTCAAGAACAGGGTTAACAGTGCCACCTACACCAACTTCGATGCAGTGCACTATCAATCCAGCTACTACATTCAGGATGCTTCGTTCATGAAGGTAGACAATGTCTCCCTGGGGTACAACTTCACACACCTGCTGAACCACCAGCAGACGGGAAGGATCCACTTCACCGTTCAGAATCCATTGGTAGTGACCAATTACAGCGGTCTCGACCCTGAGTTCACCAACAACGGTATCGACAACAACATTTATCCACACCCCCGCGTCTTTATCCTGGGACTCAATCTTAATTTTTAACATCAGACAATTATGAAGACAGTAACATATAAAATACTAACATTCATCGCGATCATCCTGATGACCGGGGGGCTGGCCTCCTGTGTCGATGATCTGAATACCATTCCGCTGGATGAGGAGGAACTGGTCTCGGAAGTGGTCTTCGGCAGTGAGTTGGGGTCCTACCAGGAACTGCTGGCCAAGATATACGCCGGTTTGGCCGTCAGCGGCAACAGCGGCGGCGACGGCGACCCCGATGTGGCAGGTGTGGATGGCGGCAGCCAGGCATCCTTCCTCAGAGGACTCTGGAACCTTCAACAGCTACCCACCGACGAAGCACTTTGTGCATGGAACGACGTGGGTATCCCCGACCTGAACTACATCACCTGGACCTCCAGCAACGTGTTCATCAAGGGCTTCTACTATCGTCTCTACTACCAGATCAACCTTGCCAATGCCCTTCTCAGGGAGACATCTGAAGAGAAACTCTCCTCCCGTGGTGTGAGCCAGGCAGATCAGGATAAGATCAAGGCCTTCCGTGCGGAAGCACGCTTCCACAGGGCACTCGCCTACTACTACCTGCTCGACATGTTCCGCAATGTGCCCTTCGTAAACGAAGAGAGCCCGGTGGGCAGCACACTGCCCCCCCAGATCATGGCAGCCGACCTGTTCGACTACATTGAAAAGGAACTTACTGAATGCGAGTCCGATATGCTGGATCCGTTCGTCGGTTACAATGCAACCAACTATGGCAGGGCACACAAAGCCGCCAACTGGGCGCTCCTTTCCCGTCTCTACCTCAATGCAGAAACATATATCGGTGTGAAAAAATATACCGAGAGCATCACCAACAGCAAAAAGGTGATGGCTGTGAACTACCAGCTTGATCCTGTCTATGTAAACATCTTCAAGGCTGACAACCACAACTCACCTGAGATGATCTTTCCTGTACGTTATGATGGTTCAGACACACAAACATGGGGCGGGATGACCTTCCTGCTGAGTGCGATGGAACCCTCCGACCTGCAGGCCGAAGTGAATGCAGTGGGTGCCTGGCAGGGCAACCGTGCCACCAAGGCGATCCTCCATACCTTCGAACGGGAGTACCAACACGAAATGGACAGCCGTTTCTCGATGATACGCATCGACTTCACTGAGAATGTGGAGATCATAGACCCCTCGCTCTTCACCAACAACGGCATCCCCGTGGTGAAGTACTCCAACCGCAACAGCGACGGCACACTGCCCCCGAGCAACATCGCCTATACCGACTTCCCGCTCTTCCGCCTGGGTGAGATCTACCTCAACTATGCCGAGGCGGTACTCAGGGGGGGCACCGGTGGTGATGCAGCCACAGCGTTGCAACTCATGAACAACCTGCGCCAGCGTGGTTACAACGGCAGCAGCACTGCGACCCTTACCGCAGGTGAACTGACACTCGATTACATCCTGGACGAAAGGGGACGTGAGTTCTTTTATGAGGGACAGCGCCGTACCGACCTGATACGTTTTGGCAAACTCACCGGATCATCTTATCTATGGCCCTGGAAAGGCAACGTGCCAGAAGGACGTTCGGTAGACGATTACTTCAATGTCTACCCTATTCCGGCAGACGACCTGGGAGCCAACGAGAACCTGGTGCAAAACAGCGGATACGAATCTAGTAACGCCAATTAAATATCACACAGACAATGAAAAATATCATTCATATATTAGCAATACTGGCCGGTATCACACTGTTCTGGTCCTGCCAGGAAGATGAGAAAGTGGTTCTTCAGCAACCGGAGAGCTTTGTGCTCAACACGCCGAAATATGCTTCTGCCATCTATGACCTGAAGAATACCGAATCGATTGAGTTCACAACCTCTCAACCCGATTACGGCTTCACCGCTGCCGCCATCTATAGCGTGCAGGTAGCGTTGACCTCCGACTTTACAAATCCGGTGACGCTACCCGGCAGCTACACCACTGCAAAGTTTGCCATCAACGCAGCCGACCTTGCACTGGCACTTGTCGGGATGCATGGAGTGACCCTCGAAGAGGATTATCCCACCGATCCCCATCCCCTTTATGTGCGGCTGATCTCTAAGCTCAACGCAAAGAATGCTGGGGAGGTCTTCTCCAATGTGATCACCCTCCCACAGGTGAAGGGTTACTTTGCCCTCGACCCGATGGTGATGCCGGAAGAGATGTTTATCATCGGCAACGTGGCCGGCAACTGGAGCTGGGATGGTGCTACCGCGATGGTTCCCGTTTGGGGCTCTCCCGGCAAGTTCTGGGCGATGCAGTACCTGGGACAGACCGGTGACGGCGGCAATGCAGAGATCAAGTTCAATTTTGCCAAGGCATGGGATGGCAACGAGTTCGGCTACGGACAGGCAACAGTAAATGCCAATGGCACTGCTGATCCGGGAGCATCTGACTCCGGTGGCAACATCGGTATTGGCAATCCGGGATGGTACATCGTGGTGGTGACCACCGCCATCAATGGCCGTGACTATGAATTTGCCGTGGACTTCTATCCGCCGCATCTACACCTGCAGGGAAATGTTGCTTCCGGCAACTGGGGCACCACCGATGAAGCATATCGCTTTACGGTTCCGGCCCTCTCGCTGGGTGCCGATGCAGCCTTTGTTTCACCACCCTTCACCAACACTGGTGAGATACGTGCCAGCATCCAGCTGCCCGGTCACGAGTGGTGGCACACCGAATTTATCGTCTTAGACGGTGTATTCGCACCCCGCGGTGCAGGTGATGACCAGGAGCGTGTAACCGGCAATGCAGGTCAGAAGCTTCACATTAACTTCACCACCAATACAGGTAAGGTTGAATAAACAGGCAGAACCGGAAAACCTCTTTCAACAGAGGGAGGTTTTCCATAAAAATATTACACAAGATGAATAAAATAAAATACCTTTTTGCCACACTGCTTGCAATCACACTGTTGAATGCATGTGAGGATGTGTACGAACATGTGGCAGCCCCACCACAGGCCTATGAACAGGAAACGGAACAGAGTGTAAGCGGCTTCAATTTTGCCCTGGGTGCTGGTGTATCTGCGCCGATTGTCTTCACTGAAGAGATGCTGGCAGATGAGACGCCACTGGAAGCCATCAAGACAACTGCTACGCCCCAGCTTGCTGAGGGTGTGACAATGACCTTCATTCTGGAGGCATCCGATACAGAAGATTTCGCCCAGGTGGTGGAACTCACCTCTGTAAGTGACCAGAACAGTGCCTATGTTACGGCGGCCACGCTCAACGAAGCAGCCAAAAGCCTATACGGGAAAGCACCCGAAGCGAGAGACCTCTACCTGCGTGCAGCCTCTTTCATCAATGAGGGCAGCAGCACGGTAAGGGTTCCGGGCAATGTGGTACTGGGACCGGTGACCATTACCCCCGTGGGACCGGTGATCGAGACCGAGTATTATCTGATTGGCGACATCAACGGATGGAACATCGAGAATCTGGACGCATTCAAATTCAACCACAGCGGCAATGATGTCTACGAAGATCCCATCTTCACCATCCTGGTGAACAATGTGACAGGTTATTTCAAGATTGTACCCAAGTCGAGCAAAGATGCCGCCTCCTGGGATGGCGTACTCGGCAATCCTGTTGACGGTAACACTGCGCTGGAAGGGGATATCATCCTGGATGGAGCACAGGCGATGCGCGTCACTGAACCGGGATGGGTGAAAATCACCCTCAACATGATGGAATACACCTACACCATCGAGATCATCGGTGAGATGAACCTGACACTCTATGTGCCCGGTGGTCACCAGGGATGGGATCCGGCAAACGCCCCCACCCTCTACAGCAGCAACTTCGACTTTAAATATAGCGGTTATGTTTACTTTGCCGATGGCAACACCGAGTTCAAGTTCACTTCACAACCAAACTGGGACGGACCCAACTACGGTGATGGGGGCAATGGCACCCTCTCAGACGATGGCGGTGCCGGTAACCTGGTGGTGAGCGAAGCCGGTATGTACAAGATTGATGTAGACCTCACCGCGAACAGTTACACACTGACCAAAACGGAATGGGGACTTATTGGTGACGCTACTGATGGTAGTTGGGACAACTCCACACCGATGAGCTACGATCCTGTAACCGGTCTCTGGAGCGTGACCACAACCCTGAAAGATGGCACCTTCAAGTTCAGGGCCAACAACGCGTGGGACATCAACCTGGGAGGTGATCTGAACAACCTCAGTTATGGTGGTGACAATATCCAAGCCACTGCCGGCACCTACACCATTACACTCGATCTCTCCGATCCGGAAGCTTTTAAGGCGACTGTGGTGAGTGCTGTATAATATGCTAAAAAGCGCGGTCAGCCAACCGCGCTTTTTTTATCTTTTTCAAATCATCAGACACAATGAAAAGCTTTTACACCCTGATTCTCTCATCACTACTACTGCTCTCCTGCAGCCGTACCACCGAAGAGGTTAAAACCGATTCCACTTTCGCAAAAGGAGCCGATATCAGTTGGCTTCCACAAATGGAGGCGAGTGGTTACATCTTCCGCAACGACAAAGGAGAAGCGGAGGATTGTTTTAAGATCTTGAAAGATCACGGCATCAACGCCATCCGCCTACGCACCTGGGTCAACCCTTCAGACGATCCGCACAGCGGCCACTGCAGCACCGAAGAGACGGTTGAGATGGCCAAGCGTGCAAAGGAATGGGGCATGCGGGTGATGATCAACTTCCACTACAGCGACAGCTGGGCCGATCCGGGAAAACAACACAAGCCAAAAGCCTGGGAGGGGATGACGTTCGATGAACTGAAAAATACCCTTTATGATTACACGCAGGGTGTGATGAACGCCCTGAAGGAAGCGGGTGTGAGCCCGGAATGGGTGCAAATTGGCAACGAGATTCCCTCCGGTATGATCCACCCTGAAGGTCATACCGACAACTGGCCACAGCTGGTGCAGCTGATCAACCGGGGCTACGACGCCGTCAAGGAGGTGAGTCCCACCAGCAAGGTGATCCTGCACGTGGACCAGGGCAACAACAACGATCGTTTCCGCTGGTGGTTCGACAATGCCACCCAACTGGGTGCAAAGTATGATGTGATTGGCATGTCATTCTATCCCTACTGGTTGGAAAGTAAGCCCGATTACAGCGAGGTGATCGATGACCTTGGAAACAACCTGCAGGACATGACCTCCCGCTACGGCAAGGAGGTGATGGTAGTGGAAGTAGGGGGTGTTGACGTGCTGCCTGACAACACCTATGAGATGCTGCGCGCGGTGATCAACAAAGTGAAACAAGTCCCTTCTGAAAAGGGCCTCGGCGTCTTTTACTGGGAACCGCAGGGTGCTCGTACCTGGAGCCATTATGCACTGAGTGCCTGGGGTGATGACGGACGTCCCACCAAAGCGATGGATGCTTTCATCAATTGAACGCCTGTCCTTTCCGGTCGCGATACAAAAAACCGAAAGGAGCACTCAACTGTTATATCTAAAAGAACAAACATAAATATGAAACGAGCATGATAATTATTATCGCCCCGGTAAATGATTAAAGCGAGTTCCATATGATACCTTTGAAAATAAAAGTTTTAATCATATGAAAAAACATATCCTTCTTATTGTACTATTCTCTGTGTCGATCTTCATGGTACGCGGTGAGACACCCCGCGTGGAACCCTCCTTCTGGTGGAGCGGCATGGCGGAAACCGATCTGCAACTGATGGTGAGCGGTGACAACATCGCCGACTACGTTCCTGAAGTCACTTCAAAACATGTCACCATCAGGGAAGTGGTGACGTTGCAGAACCGTAATTACCTGCTGATTTACCTCGATCTCACCGAAGCTGTTCCGGAGACCTTCGACCTGGTCTTCACCAACGGCAAGAAAAAGATCAACGTACCCTATGAGCTGAAGGAACGCAACCCGGAACGGTTGTCGATCGAGAGCTTTGGCCCGTCGGATGTGCTCTACCTGATCATGCCCGACCGCTTTGCCAACGGCGATCCCACGAACGACCAGATACCGATGCGCACCGAATATAAGGTGGATCGCAACAATCCCAACGCCCGCCATGGCGGCGATCTCAAGGGGATCTCCGACCGCCTGGGATACCTCTACGACCTGGGAGTCACCGCCATCTGGCTCAACCCGGTGCTGGAGAATGACATGGAGGGTGGCTCCTACCACGGTTACGCCACCACCGACTACTACCGGGTGGATCCCCGCTTCGGTAGCAACGAGGAATACCGTCAGCTGATCAGCAACGCCCATGAGAAAGGGATGAAGGTGGTGATGGACATGATCTTCAACCATTGCGGCAGCGACCACCCCTGGCTGACAGAGGTGCCCTCACCCGACTGGTTCAACAACCTGGAGGAGTATGTGCAAACCTCTCATATGAAAGAGATGTACTTCGACCCCTATGCATCGGAGTATGACAAGAGCAAGATGGTGGATGGTTGGTTCGTACCCACCATGCCCGACCTGAACCAACGTAACCGCCATGTGGCGAAGTACCTTATCCAGAACAGCATCTGGTGGATCGAGTACTCCGGTGTGGATGGCATCCGACAGGATACCTATCCCTATGCCGACTATGAGATGATGGTCGACTGGCTCATGGCGGTGGAAAAGGAGTACCCCGACTACAACATCGTGGCGGAGGCATGGCTCAATAACCCCATTGGCACCGCTTTCTGGCAGGGCAACAGTCCCCTCAACCCCAACAACACCCATCTCAAATCGGTGATGGACTTCCGCTTCATGGGGCTATCGCACAGTGCTTTCTTCGAAGAGACCACCGAGTGGAACGGGGGACTGCACGGCATCTACGACCACATGACCTACGACTTTATCTATCCCGATATCTACAACGTGTTGCGCTTCCTCGACAACCACGACACCGACCGTTTCCTGAAGGAGTACCCGCAGGAGCTCTCCGGTTGGAAACAGGCGGTCACCTTCCTGCTCACCATGCCCGGCACACCGCAAATCTACTACGGCACGGAACTGTTGATGCATGGCAACAAAAGCAGGCATGATGGTTATGTCCGGCTTGATGTGCCCGGTGGTTGGCCCGGTGATGAAGTGGATCACTTCACCCGTACGGGACGCGATGCAATTCAGAACGAGGCGTTCGACTACCTCAGCAAGTTGCTCCACTGGCGGCAGGACAATGAGGTGATCGCCCGTGGTGGCATGAAACATTACGTGCTGCAGAAGGGGGTCTACCTCTACGAGCGCTTCCTGGGTGATGACAAAGTACTCGTTTTCAT
This genomic window from Dysgonomonadaceae bacterium zrk40 contains:
- a CDS encoding glycoside hydrolase family 13 protein; the protein is MKKHILLIVLFSVSIFMVRGETPRVEPSFWWSGMAETDLQLMVSGDNIADYVPEVTSKHVTIREVVTLQNRNYLLIYLDLTEAVPETFDLVFTNGKKKINVPYELKERNPERLSIESFGPSDVLYLIMPDRFANGDPTNDQIPMRTEYKVDRNNPNARHGGDLKGISDRLGYLYDLGVTAIWLNPVLENDMEGGSYHGYATTDYYRVDPRFGSNEEYRQLISNAHEKGMKVVMDMIFNHCGSDHPWLTEVPSPDWFNNLEEYVQTSHMKEMYFDPYASEYDKSKMVDGWFVPTMPDLNQRNRHVAKYLIQNSIWWIEYSGVDGIRQDTYPYADYEMMVDWLMAVEKEYPDYNIVAEAWLNNPIGTAFWQGNSPLNPNNTHLKSVMDFRFMGLSHSAFFEETTEWNGGLHGIYDHMTYDFIYPDIYNVLRFLDNHDTDRFLKEYPQELSGWKQAVTFLLTMPGTPQIYYGTELLMHGNKSRHDGYVRLDVPGGWPGDEVDHFTRTGRDAIQNEAFDYLSKLLHWRQDNEVIARGGMKHYVLQKGVYLYERFLGDDKVLVFMNGTSGEVTVNLDRYAESIQGMSSARDFLSGKTITLGETLTLSPKEVLLLQ
- a CDS encoding SusF/SusE family outer membrane protein, which encodes MKNIIHILAILAGITLFWSCQEDEKVVLQQPESFVLNTPKYASAIYDLKNTESIEFTTSQPDYGFTAAAIYSVQVALTSDFTNPVTLPGSYTTAKFAINAADLALALVGMHGVTLEEDYPTDPHPLYVRLISKLNAKNAGEVFSNVITLPQVKGYFALDPMVMPEEMFIIGNVAGNWSWDGATAMVPVWGSPGKFWAMQYLGQTGDGGNAEIKFNFAKAWDGNEFGYGQATVNANGTADPGASDSGGNIGIGNPGWYIVVVTTAINGRDYEFAVDFYPPHLHLQGNVASGNWGTTDEAYRFTVPALSLGADAAFVSPPFTNTGEIRASIQLPGHEWWHTEFIVLDGVFAPRGAGDDQERVTGNAGQKLHINFTTNTGKVE
- a CDS encoding DUF5115 domain-containing protein, with product MNKIKYLFATLLAITLLNACEDVYEHVAAPPQAYEQETEQSVSGFNFALGAGVSAPIVFTEEMLADETPLEAIKTTATPQLAEGVTMTFILEASDTEDFAQVVELTSVSDQNSAYVTAATLNEAAKSLYGKAPEARDLYLRAASFINEGSSTVRVPGNVVLGPVTITPVGPVIETEYYLIGDINGWNIENLDAFKFNHSGNDVYEDPIFTILVNNVTGYFKIVPKSSKDAASWDGVLGNPVDGNTALEGDIILDGAQAMRVTEPGWVKITLNMMEYTYTIEIIGEMNLTLYVPGGHQGWDPANAPTLYSSNFDFKYSGYVYFADGNTEFKFTSQPNWDGPNYGDGGNGTLSDDGGAGNLVVSEAGMYKIDVDLTANSYTLTKTEWGLIGDATDGSWDNSTPMSYDPVTGLWSVTTTLKDGTFKFRANNAWDINLGGDLNNLSYGGDNIQATAGTYTITLDLSDPEAFKATVVSAV
- a CDS encoding RagB/SusD family nutrient uptake outer membrane protein, yielding MKTVTYKILTFIAIILMTGGLASCVDDLNTIPLDEEELVSEVVFGSELGSYQELLAKIYAGLAVSGNSGGDGDPDVAGVDGGSQASFLRGLWNLQQLPTDEALCAWNDVGIPDLNYITWTSSNVFIKGFYYRLYYQINLANALLRETSEEKLSSRGVSQADQDKIKAFRAEARFHRALAYYYLLDMFRNVPFVNEESPVGSTLPPQIMAADLFDYIEKELTECESDMLDPFVGYNATNYGRAHKAANWALLSRLYLNAETYIGVKKYTESITNSKKVMAVNYQLDPVYVNIFKADNHNSPEMIFPVRYDGSDTQTWGGMTFLLSAMEPSDLQAEVNAVGAWQGNRATKAILHTFEREYQHEMDSRFSMIRIDFTENVEIIDPSLFTNNGIPVVKYSNRNSDGTLPPSNIAYTDFPLFRLGEIYLNYAEAVLRGGTGGDAATALQLMNNLRQRGYNGSSTATLTAGELTLDYILDERGREFFYEGQRRTDLIRFGKLTGSSYLWPWKGNVPEGRSVDDYFNVYPIPADDLGANENLVQNSGYESSNAN
- a CDS encoding TonB-dependent receptor, with amino-acid sequence MYLKFKKSRKAFLMTILSGLLMILSANAQTGTQINVSGSVTDVNGEPLIGVNILVEGTSTGTVTDYDGNFQLRVPADAVLNISYIGYRPQQIAVNNSTTIQIVLVEDTELLDELVVIGYGTVRKDDATGSVVAVDATKLNRGLATSPSDLLAGQVAGLSVVSAGGAPGSSSSIRIRGGSSMSASNDPLIVIDGVPVDNATGVSGMANPLSTINSNDIETFTVLKDASATAIYGSRASNGVIIITTKKGKSGKLQMAYNGNFSVSTRTGAVDVMDAPTFRNYVVNSFGADSQQAAALGNSETNWQDQIFRTAVSTDHNISLSGSAGEKLPYRISLGYTNENGILKTSNLERYTGSINLSPSFLDGQLRVQLNARGMYNTNRFADQGAINSATQFDPTMPVYDTTGSPYGNGYHMTLKADGTPIDIALANPLAILMQRQDNSKVMRSIGNMQVDYNMPFLDGLRANLNVGYDISDSNGDVMVEDNSPMSYTWGSYKSGWGENSTYSQYKLNTLLDFYLNYVKEAGAHRFDAMGGYSWQRFYNETENFYPYSAAMAAETGNEFYREGNDYSTESYVISFFGRLNYSLLDRYLLTLTLRNDGSSRFSPDNKWGLFPSAAFAWKIINEPFMADSDAMSDLKLRLGYGVTGQQNLGSGDYPWMGRYSYSQAGANYFFGDQMIPLIRPLAYDENLKWEETTTYNAGLDYGFLNNRITGAFDVYYRKTTDLLNTVGIAAGTNFSNQLLTNVGELENKGIEFTITGRPIVSKDWNWNLSYNVTLNQNRITKLTINDDPSYVGVRFGGIDGGTGNNIAIHAVNYPAGSFYVYEQVYDEAGKPLEGVFVDQNADGSINEQDMIPWKNASPDLYMGLSSQLSYKNWDFNFSVRGNIGNYAYNNIQSNRESKNTTFDPSGWLKNRVNSATYTNFDAVHYQSSYYIQDASFMKVDNVSLGYNFTHLLNHQQTGRIHFTVQNPLVVTNYSGLDPEFTNNGIDNNIYPHPRVFILGLNLNF
- a CDS encoding glycosyl hydrolase 53 family protein codes for the protein MKSFYTLILSSLLLLSCSRTTEEVKTDSTFAKGADISWLPQMEASGYIFRNDKGEAEDCFKILKDHGINAIRLRTWVNPSDDPHSGHCSTEETVEMAKRAKEWGMRVMINFHYSDSWADPGKQHKPKAWEGMTFDELKNTLYDYTQGVMNALKEAGVSPEWVQIGNEIPSGMIHPEGHTDNWPQLVQLINRGYDAVKEVSPTSKVILHVDQGNNNDRFRWWFDNATQLGAKYDVIGMSFYPYWLESKPDYSEVIDDLGNNLQDMTSRYGKEVMVVEVGGVDVLPDNTYEMLRAVINKVKQVPSEKGLGVFYWEPQGARTWSHYALSAWGDDGRPTKAMDAFIN